CGTAACACGTGGGTGTTGGGCGTTGTGGCCTCGGGCCGCTGTGGAGTCTGCCGGCCGTGTGTTTTGGACACTGTGTGTGAAGGGAACAGGGAGCGGAAGAAGGGACGTTTTTCTGGAGGCTGGTTCTCTACGTAAGCTACTGCTGCACCGCAGCCTCTCTTCTTGCAGGATCCAGATGTTATGGGGGGCTTGGGTGGCTGAGTGCTCTGCAGCTGTGCCAGCATCTCATCTTTCCTGAGGAGGTCTGCTTTGACCAGCTGCAAGCTGGTATGCAGCTCTACCAGCATTTGATTCTAGCGGACAGAGAAAGAGGAAGGAGAGGGCAGCCAACTGTTAGAGAGGCCAGAGGGCAACAGGTGAGGGTGGAAACTGGAGTTCTGAGTAGTGTGGGTTTAATTCTACTCGATTAGATTAGAAGACAATCAGGATACAATCAAAGACAGGAATATcacagagaggagaatttaaaaCAAGGCATGTTAGTAAAATAAGAGGAGTTAAGAGGTCTAGAGGAAGGGATAAGTCATGTATCATTCTCAAGTCATTATTTGGATTTTATTCTTGGCAAGTAGTTCCAAAATCTAAACCAGGGTGAAAAGATTTAGGGGGTAAACAGAGAATATAGGAAGAAACAAAGACAGGAAAAGGTGTTGGTGCAGGATAGGGTATGCATCCAGTTACACATGATAAAACATTTCTAACTGTTTACTACTTCAATGAAATGTACATTTGTTAAAGTACAATATGTGAACTTAAACTGAATCAGAATTGCTTGCTAAGCTTCTTAATGTGTCCTGCCCTTAACATTACCTAAAAGCTCAATGTTTGCACATGTTACCTGATTGGCGAGTTTACTGTCTGCTGATGAAAGGGCATGACGAAGTTTCTCCCTGTCTGTGTTACGGCAGCACGCTCTCTCTCCAGACTGCAGCTTCATGCCTAACATCTGTAGCTCCATTTGCAGCTGCTTCAGGTTCTACCAATCCAACAGATTTAAATGATTAGATTAGATGACCTTTtcggagcttggaagtgttggaccccattgacttgcattgtatggctatggatagttcacccaaaaatgaaaattctctcatttactcaccctcatgccatcccagatgtgtatgactttctttcttctgcagaacacaaatgaatatttttagaatatctcagctctgtaggtccatacaatacaagtgaatggtgaccagaactcagaaggtccaaaaaggacaaaggcagcataaaagtaatccatatgactccagtggtttaatgcatctcttctgaagcgatatgaaggtgagaaacagatcaataattaagtcctttttttttaattataaatctacactttcacttctacattctggtgtggaagtgactttcacatttaGCCACCTActagttggggctggtcaaatgtggagatttataataaaaatacatttaaaatttttttaaatattgatctgtttctcacccacatttaccatatcgcttctgatgatatagatttaatcactggagtcgtatggattacgtttatgctgccattatgtcctttttggacctgagttctgatcatcattcacttgcattatgaggaccaacagagctgagatattcttctaaaaatcttcatttgtgttctgcagaagaaattaagtcatacacatctcagaaggcatgagggtgagtaaatgatgagagcattttcatttttaggtgaactgtccctttaagcttgAGTCTGTGTAGCACTGGTATAAGCTACTGTGCAACACTAACatagaactgtctattgaagcgtttcttTGCACAATGAGAAATGCAAGTACAGAAATGCTCACCCTCTGGCCCTCCTCTAGTTTGCGCTCAGCTGTGGTTGTCAGAGTACCCGTGGCACCCGTAAGAGGCATGTTCTTTTGGAGACGCTTCAGTTCTGGGGAACAGTGTAGAATTAACCGCTCTTGTCCTTTGTATACAACATCTGTCTGATCACAAGTCATTTTAACAGTTTAATGGTTTCCAAAGTCTACACCCCTTCTCCTTTTTGAACAAAACTTACCAAGCGTTTTCAGTTGCAGTTCTGTTCGTTTCAGGTCCAGCTCAGCCTTACACTGTTCAAGCTCTGCTTTACACTGCATGAGCGCCATGCTTTCATGTTCAGTGTCCCGCTTGTGTGTTGAACTTGAAGCCAAACGGCGCGAGCGCCGTGGACCGTTGGCATCGCTCAGAGGTGGGAACATAGGAGCCGGGGCTATATTTCTGTCTTCCTTTTCCTTAAGAGCTGCAGTAAGCTCTCTGATCTCCTCATCTCGCTCCTGCAAAACAAAACTTCAGTGTTCAAAATCTTTCCTTACAGGAGTCGCTCCTATTACCAGTGTTTGGTAACGTTACTTAAAGTTAATTaattaaaaggttatttttatggaaagtgaagtgttacttttgcattacttttctcTCACAGCcgctttctcttctgctatgctatgcattccatacaaataagccatgcactgcatacaagagacattacaggtcatgctagctactgtacaacacttaTGTCAAAATAacttagtaaacaaacagatatttcgaAAGTACGCATGGAATCGtatttaatgctaccaaaatgtcacacaaacggtttgtttcatgaatcaaactattgtttattataaaacataaatttagaatatttttagaaactaaaaGGCATTTTCTCTGCGAACACAATCAGTGTAGAACATTGCTCGGAGCGACAAATCCAAggtcttttctcatcccattctcatAGTTATAGGGAGCTGTAAcatggagcagttcggctgcataagtgaGTGAATTGATTAAGTATTTCActctgtgtatcatgtcgtggccagtggaagactagtcttataatccctctgcctaaacgcatttactgatttaaaaaaaaaaaaaaaaaaatgtatgcagtgtgtattaacacatgaattaaCCACGTTTTACTCAACCGAATGTCGATGTCGTATTacttaaaacagtggttctcaaccagaggGCCGGGACCCATTAGGGGGCCTcggcacacttccaagggggcctcaagatgacttaaaattaattaaaaaagaaatattaaaataatttaaataatcctacttaattaaaatgctaaaaaaaatactttaaaatgtatgcctacaaattataaacagactctttctgaaacttctagaataaaaaattatccatgattaattattttaatcagacacgtctagtttcgggcgaggggggccttcaaatattgtcttggacagtgggggacCTTgcagtcaaaaaggttgagaatcaCTGCTCTAAAACACGAAATGAACATGCGctttagcgagttgattgacagtagggctgaaacgattagttgatgTTATCGACAACTTCGACAATAATAATTGTCGACAAAACTTTTCGTtatcgaatagttgtttgatctcatttaacataacatgagatcagatatgaaactaatgatggcgcacgaaagcagcactgcagctcgcacaTGACTCCTATGAGTCACGTGAAGTGACCCGATctaagagggagagattgaaactgcacccggctgatgtacaCTCCGGCGTGGGTACGCTCGTCCCTTGCGCACACTTGCTCAAGTTAGATTAAAACGCAATGGCTCGCCACGAAGTGAATCATAATACAAATGTGTTGCGGTGcgtatcttatcgtgaagaaaatcagtgatatgcagctctattaagaaaagagagttaaagatggattgatgtgaacaaaaaggtgagagggtagtcttcgcccattATATACCCTGCaactaaatacttttttgttttggcttgttttccaataaaataaagtacatttactttaggagctatactgcagaagtaaAAATTTGttgtctgagaatgttgaatataatattaaatatttaaaaatatctaaaaatccttaaaacaggatACATTTACCTGAAGCAACATATATTTAGACTTGGTTTCAttgaatagatcttgaataaaaatatattttgactttactgcactggcagatgaataaacaagtgaaaaaaatacacttatattcaaaattaacttcaaaatacattctctgaaagcaagtctaaatattatatgttgtttctcaggtaaatttatcttgttttaaggatttttagatatttttaaatggaaaacaagacaaaacacttgatcacaatatgatttttttttcagtgttttattgTTACTGAATGAAAAGTAATTTCCTTTAATTAAATGGATGTCAATTAAAAGAGGATTTTATCCtctttattattagtaagcacgtttattacaaccttttaagtcaaggtacaagagctaatgattaatcattgcaataatagaCAGAATAGTCGAATACTCGTTacattagtcgattatcaaaataatcattagttgcagccctaattgagaggcgatgtctgtatctaaaaggtgattggctcctttaggcaggacttcctttctacatccattgactgttgggtgcaagagcttcttggttgggtgttccaatttctcccattcatttatatagaagtgactcgtctctgctaaatagtcactggcctcacactctatagaactacaatgccaatcatgcactacgtctcctccccgaaatttgcacacttttactcctgtaCAGTAgatgtgtacaaaagcaacacattactttatttaaaaagtaacttggatattatggtctaaaataaaaaatattgcattactcattactcaaaaaagtaatctgattatgtaacgtgtgttacttttatcgcgttacccccaacactgcctaTTACTATGAACTCCTGATGGTCAGTGTAGTGATAATCATAGCAACGTCAAAACAACAAGTATTTTTCAGGTGCACAGACCTCCAGCTCTTGGCTGTAGTATTTCTTCAGGCTGCTCTTCaggttgttgattttgttttcaCATCTCTTCTCCATCAGATCCCTCTCACTCTCCAGTGTCTCACTGCACAACGAGGGAGAAAGCTTAAACATCgacttaaatgaaacatatttGAGGATCTTCTGCACCATGAAATGGGCCGAGTACCTGAAGTCATCCTGCATGCGACTGATGACCTCCATCATCTCAGTGCAGACCTCTTCTCGAACCTTGGCCTCTTGTTCCTCTTTCTCCTGCCGCTGTCGCAGCACCTCACGCTTCAGAACCTCGATGGCTTTCAGGAGCGCCTGACAAATGCAAACAGATCCAGCTATAATCCCTTATAACATCTATAACAATAATGACTCCACAAAGTCTCTTccaaaacctaaaaaaataccACTGGTGTATACATAGGCAGAAATAGAGcatcttaaagtgacagttcaccaaaaaatgaaattggACGCCGACTGCGAGCCAGGGTTCTtcacccaacatcagtgtctgaccttacTGATGCTCTTgagtctgaatgggagcaaatctaTGCAGCTATAAAATCCCTATGGTTCAAAAATGCTTTagctatcaataaaaaaaaaaaaaaaaaggttttcacaACGTTTTTCTAcgattctgaaaaagttgggacacttgaaaatgctaaaaaaaatacattctattCACCCAGTGTTATATCAAAAGCACTACAACGACTAGGGCTGCAGGTTTAATCGAAAAAAGACTGCTGCTCCAATTAACTAATATTGAAACGTGTTAATTTCAGAAAGATTAATGATTAAGATCTACTTCTGTTGAATTAAACAAATGTTTaagttttcccccattcatccattatgcaggtcttcagctgcacaattggtcttcattgccgtattatGCGTTTTGTAATGCGCCAagcattctcaattggagacaggtcaggactgcaggcatgccaatctagcacccgcattatctgcttacacagccatgcatttATAATCTGGGCAGTTTGTGGTTTgaaattgtcctgctggaaaatgcagggatgtcacTGGAATAGACAATGTCTGGATgcagcatatgttgctccaaatctGTTCATATATTTCTGTATTAATGGTACCCTAACAGATGTTACCCATGCTATGGGCACTGATACAaccccataccatgacagacaccAGCTTTTGGACCTGACcttgataacagcttggatggtcctgtTCCTCTTTGGCACGGAGAACATGACGGCTGGTTTTTCCAGTAACAATTTGAagtgtggactcatcggaccacaaaacacaattccactgttctactttccatctcagatgagactgagcccagagaagttgacGGCGCtcctggacagtgttgatgtatggcttctgctttgcataataaAGCCTTACAGTCACGTCATGTTGGATTTACTGTAATAACGAGATGCGCTGCGCACATCTTATGTTGTTCCGTGCAGACGTATATAAAACATCCATGGCAGATGGCCCCATCCTGATTTTCTTCtgcttttgtgtatatctcatactaaattgtatCAAAAATTCTAACATAAAATAAAGGCAATCTGAGTGAACACAAAATACAgtgtttaaatgataatgttatttattgaagcaaaaaagttagcCAGTACCAACTGGGCAGTGCGAAAAAGtatttagttactaaatccccaaatctatgaaactgcattcataatggggttcagctggactagacacacccaggcctgattactgccagccctgttaaatcaaatcaacacctaaatagaactttttcagcagcaagaagttggctaaaaggactcacccagtagcacactatgccaaggttgaaagaaattccagaaattaggaaaaaggtgattgaaatacatcagtctgggaagggttacaaagctttttcaaaggctctgggactccaaagaacacAGAGCCATTATCTCCTAATGGAGAAAACTTGTCAcagaccttccaaaattcctccaagagcacagtgacgactcatccaggaagtcacaaaaaagccaagggcaacatccaaggaactgcaggtctctctcgcatcaataaaggtcagtgttcatgactatcagaaagacactggccaaaaatgccatccatggaagagtggcgaggcgaaaaccactgctaacccagaagaacattaaggcttgtctgaattttgccaaaacacaccttgatgatcctcaaaacttttgggagaatgttctgtggattgatgagtcaaaagtggaactgtttggaagacaggggtcccgttacatctggcataaatcaaacacagaattccacaaaaagaacatcatacctacggtcaagcgtggtggtggtagtgtgatggtgtggggatgctttgctgcttcagggccagggtgacttgcagtaattgagggaaacatgaattctgctctctaccagaaaatcttaaaggagaacgtccggtcatcagtctgtgagttgaagctcaagtgcaactggattatgcagcaagacaatgatccaaagcataggagtaagtccacctctgaatggctcaaaagaagctaaattaaagttttggagtggcctagtcaagtCCTggcttgaacctgattgagatgctgtggcaggaccttaaatgggcagttcatgcttgaaaaccctccagtgtggctgaactaaagcagttctgcaaagagtgGACCAaatttccaccacagcattgtgaaagactgatttccagttatcggaagtgtttggttgcagttgttgctgctaaagttggcacaaccagctattaagtttaaggggacagttagtttttcacatgggtgacatagatgttggataacttttatatttgaaaactgtattttgtgcttACTCAGGTTGcctatgttttatattatatctcctttacacaccgagatttcttgaatcttttaactatattgtgtactgtagagggtgaaatgacCAAAATCCTTCCCGTTTgtttttggggaacattgttctcaaagtgctggatcaTTTGCCgatgcatctgttggcaaattggcgAGTCTCGACctatccttgctcttgaaggactaggcttttttttttaggctccttatactatgacacaattgcctcatcTGTTTCACATCTGCTATTTTTCATCACGACAGATTGTTTATAGTCCTAAATTTCCCGTCTCatcttttttggagtgtgttgcaatcatccaattttaaatgtgtgtgtgtatataacaacaacaataaaattcaCTTAGTAAAACATCAATTAATGTGTTGTTGTAATGATTTTAATATAGCACATGGTGAATCGaatttacaaatcattccttttcattttaatagcattttctatactgtcccaactttttcagaattggggttgtaaaatgACTGAAGCGCTtacgattgtttttttttttttttttactagaaaatgaACTGGATTTACCTCAGGATCAAACATGGTAATGTCTTCTTCCTCATcactctcctcctcttcctcctctagTAGAGTGGTGTTGTTGGTGTAAGTGGGCTGCTCACGAAGCAGAGACAGGATGTAGGCCACACGTGTCCTACTGCATGGGCCATGTACCAACTGAATGATCAAAGATTTGTCAGTGgtgaattttaaaattgtctatGTGCAAAAAACTAAATGTTCTGGCAGAGAAAGAACCATCTTGTCACCTGAGTGGCAATGGCAGAGAATTTGAGTGCTTGAAGTGTCTCATCATAAGTGGAGGCACAGGGGTTGATGTTGACCACCATGCAAGAGCGCCCATGACCACAGAAGAATCTCTGAAGAACCCTGGTTAACTTGCTGTCTCTGAAAGGAACAACCAGTGGAGGCCGAGACCTGCGGCGATGTGAAACCAGAAATCACTGTGATTTGCGGTGTAAAATTTCCTGGGATATTAAAACCATGCATGCAATGCTTCAAATCAACCCTGTCAGCTCATTTGAGCACAAACCTCAAACTTAACTAAATCATACGCCCACGCTCACCAACAACAGTGCATAGTCACAGGCGTTTCGGTCAGAGGAGTCCAACTGAAAACGACAGGTTTAATATGCCTCAGTTACAATAGGCAGATGCAAATGGTGGTGTTGGTATTTACTTATTGGTTTGGTTGTGTCTCAGAGCAGTGATGCAGCGCCCCAGTGTAAGCAGAGATGTGTTGATGTTGTTTGcttctttcattctctctccaTTCTGCTGGTCTTTACAGCGCTCAGACCCTGCCAAATCACACACTGAGAGCCTGCCGGAGGAAAGAATTCACAATGCAATAGTGCACAATTCCCATATCAAATCCTGTATATCTGACCAACCTCTTGGCTTTCTTTCAATAAAcctctaaaataattttaaaaaagggaaaaggaGGAATACACTTATTTTTAATATTCAGATATTAAATTAACATATagaataaagaaacaaacaaagtTGTAAGGTCTGAGACTTACTCGCTGATTCGAGTCGCCTGTCCCAGCTCTGCTTGTGGCTGGACATGTAGAACGCGGATAGTAAATATACTATGActaaaaaaggagagaaaaactTAAATTACTGTGCAACACCACAAGATGCCTCATTTTCACCTAAATACCATGTTGTCTTAAAGCATTTAAGGCAATGATAATGCTCCAAGGCATCACCCATACTCCAGTAATGTAATAATGGGTATTATGAAGACATTAAGCAGGCACCTGCGGCTGGAGTTGTGGTTTAAGTGAGTGCTGGCAAAACTTTGGTTGCGTCGTCCAACTTTAAGCACTTTCCAGGCCTCGTCTGCACTTCGTACCTGAATCCAGGTCAAATCTAATGAGAAGACAGGAATGATTCAGTGAACACTTTACCTACAACAGATAGCCAAATCCGAAAATCTAGCCCAGGAACATGCCTCAAAGCAGATACCTATagaaaaaaaagcacttttcAAAGGGTTTTCTAGCAAAGACAAAATTGCTAGAAAAGTAACTGTCAGTGCCATTTATTGTGGCACACCAAATCAGCTAATTATCAAAATGTGATTGGTATATTAGCTGAACTTTGGCTCTGTATGATTCTTACCCTTCACATAAGGGTTTCCGTGTTTGTCATCGCTAAGGCGTAGAGTGGCTCTCTTGCAGTACTGAAGTGAAGGTGGAGCATCCAAGAGATCGTAAAGAAATTCGTTGTAGATCTCATAAAACGAGACCCACACTGAGAACTGCACCCCCTCTGCCAGATCTTCACCACCACCACTGAGGGACAGGCCATTCGCCTCCAGACAAACACCATCTGAATCTGAGGCACAAAGACACCAGCTTTGAAGAACTTCGATTTCTCAAAAAACTGTTGTTTTGAACATAAGGAttgttataggaatagttcacccaaaaatgataattctcttatcatttacacactcatgccatctcaaaatcGTATGaccttcttctgtggaaaacaaactaagattttttttttgtaggacacgtggtgtgtttttgtccatacaatgaaagtcaatggggtccaaaaatttcaagctccaaaaaaggacaaagacagcataaaggtaatccatacaactcgggtggtttaatccatatcttctgaagctgcAAGACCAAAAATAAGACTCCTTTGTCACTATAAATCAGCAGTCTCTTGTGTGAAGCACAAGGAAGTGTGAACAAGCCTTGTATGGATTACCCttatgccctttttggagcttgaaagttttggaccccattgacttgtatggacaaaaacatcatATATCCTaaataaaatctttgtgtttccgcagaagaaagtcataagtttAAAATgctataagggtgagtaaatgatgagaccgaattatttttgggtgaactatccctttacgatGAGCTACAAAATGTTGGCTCAGCCAATGGGGTCACTTTGAGAAAGGACTACCAGTTTGACCATTCAATGGCAAACAGCAGGAATGTTTAAAAATTGTGCAAAAACAGTCATTGTTTTCGCAATTCTCTTTGATGCCACTATTTGTGCAGAAAGTACCCTATTACCCAGCTCTAAAAAAACCTTTTAGAAACTGTGTGGATTGTCAGCAACattgaggaaaaaataaaaaaaattaatgtacaAACTTTCCAGATGGTTCTCTCATGGAAAACAATGTTGTACATGAATGCCAGATAGATCCTCACCCTCCAGTTGTGTTGCTATGTGAATGGTCACTGAGAGTCCACTGATGCCGCTGTCCCAGGACAGGCCTGCACGCAGCCTAGACTGATGTCCACATGAGATCTCCTCCTGGACAAACAGACCGACAAGTGACTGTCCAGGAAAAATTGAAAACacttaaaatgatagttcacccaaaaattttaattctcgcatcttttactcacccttatgccaccccagatgtgtatgacaagtgaatggtggccagaaaggcagcataaaagtaatccataagactccattggtttaatccatctcttcagaagcaatatgataggtgcgggtaagaaacagatctatattctatatttttactataaattctcctccctgaccagtaggtggcgatatgcacgaagaatgcaaatcaccaaaaacaaaagaagaaagtgaaattggagatttgtaggaaaaaaggacttaaatattgatctgtttctcacccgcacctaagtccttttttcctacaaatctccaatttcactttcttcttttgtttttggtgatttgcattcttcgtgcatatcgccacctactggtcagggaggagaatttatagtaaaaatatagaatatagatctgtttcttacccacacctatcatatcgcttctgaagacatggattaaacaactttgttgtatggattacttttatgctgcctttgtgctttttggagcttcaaagttctggccaccattcatttgcattgaatggaccaacagagctgaaatattcttctaaagatcttcatttgtgttcagcagaaaaaagaaagtcatacacatctgggatggcatgagggtgagtaaattatgagggtattttcatttttgggtgaactatccctttaatcaaaaaaacaaaacaaaaaaacattgacagTGCACTGCAAACTGCTGATTTTAAGTATGacagc
The DNA window shown above is from Myxocyprinus asiaticus isolate MX2 ecotype Aquarium Trade chromosome 40, UBuf_Myxa_2, whole genome shotgun sequence and carries:
- the LOC127431045 gene encoding kinesin-like protein KIF20A isoform X1, whose amino-acid sequence is MALASACGVLSDEEVCGAVFESTAADIGGLMRSQRFVSPLPEISVLTPAADSITPFKESVKIKSDVSRRGSADDGAEKLKVFLRIRPLTEAEKERGEEQGCVNVQSEDSLLLRAPKDSRNMKSAERGVAQSLHKFTFTKIFGPQTSQQEVYDHTIREMVQDVLRGENRLLYTYGVTNSGKTYTIQGTGGEAGLLPRALVSIFLKLSGRLYPTMDLKPVLTQEVRKLDPGEVRAEEVRREALLKESLVGLFVQEEISCGHQSRLRAGLSWDSGISGLSVTIHIATQLEDSDGVCLEANGLSLSGGGEDLAEGVQFSVWVSFYEIYNEFLYDLLDAPPSLQYCKRATLRLSDDKHGNPYVKDLTWIQVRSADEAWKVLKVGRRNQSFASTHLNHNSSRSHSIFTIRVLHVQPQAELGQATRISELSVCDLAGSERCKDQQNGERMKEANNINTSLLTLGRCITALRHNQTNKSRPPLVVPFRDSKLTRVLQRFFCGHGRSCMVVNINPCASTYDETLQALKFSAIATQLVHGPCSRTRVAYILSLLREQPTYTNNTTLLEEEEEESDEEEDITMFDPEALLKAIEVLKREVLRQRQEKEEQEAKVREEVCTEMMEVISRMQDDFRYSAHFMVQKILKYVSFKSMFKLSPSLCSETLESERDLMEKRCENKINNLKSSLKKYYSQELEERDEEIRELTAALKEKEDRNIAPAPMFPPLSDANGPRRSRRLASSSTHKRDTEHESMALMQCKAELEQCKAELDLKRTELQLKTLDVVYKGQERLILHCSPELKRLQKNMPLTGATGTLTTTAERKLEEGQRNLKQLQMELQMLGMKLQSGERACCRNTDREKLRHALSSADSKLANQNQMLVELHTSLQLVKADLLRKDEMLAQLQSTQPPKPPITSGSCKKRGCGAAVAYVENQPPEKRPFFRSLFPSHTVSKTHGRQTPQRPEATTPNTHVLRLQQPSPPSTPIQLRVKY
- the LOC127431045 gene encoding kinesin-like protein KIF20A isoform X5; its protein translation is MKSGVMALASACGVLSDEEVCGAVFESTAADIGGLMRSQRFVSPLPEISVLTPAADSITPFKESVKIKSDVSRRGSADDGAEKLKVFLRIRPLTEAEKERGEEQGCVNVQSEDSLLLRAPKDSRNMKSAERGVAQSLHKFTFTKIFGPQTSQQEVYDHTIREMVQDVLRGENRLLYTYGVTNSGKTYTIQGTGGEAGLLPRALVSIFLKLSGRLYPTMDLKPVLTQEVRKLDPGEVRAEEVRREALLKEEEISCGHQSRLRAGLSWDSGISGLSVTIHIATQLEDSDGVCLEANGLSLSGGGEDLAEGVQFSVWVSFYEIYNEFLYDLLDAPPSLQYCKRATLRLSDDKHGNPYVKDLTWIQVRSADEAWKVLKVGRRNQSFASTHLNHNSSRSHSIFTIRVLHVQPQAELGQATRISELSVCDLAGSERCKDQQNGERMKEANNINTSLLTLGRCITALRHNQTNKSRPPLVVPFRDSKLTRVLQRFFCGHGRSCMVVNINPCASTYDETLQALKFSAIATQLVHGPCSRTRVAYILSLLREQPTYTNNTTLLEEEEEESDEEEDITMFDPEALLKAIEVLKREVLRQRQEKEEQEAKVREEVCTEMMEVISRMQDDFSETLESERDLMEKRCENKINNLKSSLKKYYSQELEERDEEIRELTAALKEKEDRNIAPAPMFPPLSDANGPRRSRRLASSSTHKRDTEHESMALMQCKAELEQCKAELDLKRTELQLKTLELKRLQKNMPLTGATGTLTTTAERKLEEGQRNLKQLQMELQMLGMKLQSGERACCRNTDREKLRHALSSADSKLANQNQMLVELHTSLQLVKADLLRKDEMLAQLQSTQPPKPPITSGSCKKRGCGAAVAYVENQPPEKRPFFRSLFPSHTVSKTHGRQTPQRPEATTPNTHVLRLQQPSPPSTPIQLRVKY
- the LOC127431045 gene encoding kinesin-like protein KIF20A isoform X4; amino-acid sequence: MKSGVMALASACGVLSDEEVCGAVFESTAADIGGLMRSQRFVSPLPEISVLTPAADSITPFKESVKIKSDVSRRGSADDGAEKLKVFLRIRPLTEAEKERGEEQGCVNVQSEDSLLLRAPKDSRNMKSAERGVAQSLHKFTFTKIFGPQTSQQEVYDHTIREMVQDVLRGENRLLYTYGVTNSGKTYTIQGTGGEAGLLPRALVSIFLKLSGRLYPTMDLKPVLTQEVRKLDPGEVRAEEVRREALLKEEEISCGHQSRLRAGLSWDSGISGLSVTIHIATQLEDSDGVCLEANGLSLSGGGEDLAEGVQFSVWVSFYEIYNEFLYDLLDAPPSLQYCKRATLRLSDDKHGNPYVKDLTWIQVRSADEAWKVLKVGRRNQSFASTHLNHNSSRSHSIFTIRVLHVQPQAELGQATRISELSVCDLAGSERCKDQQNGERMKEANNINTSLLTLGRCITALRHNQTNKSRPPLVVPFRDSKLTRVLQRFFCGHGRSCMVVNINPCASTYDETLQALKFSAIATQLVHGPCSRTRVAYILSLLREQPTYTNNTTLLEEEEEESDEEEDITMFDPEALLKAIEVLKREVLRQRQEKEEQEAKVREEVCTEMMEVISRMQDDFSETLESERDLMEKRCENKINNLKSSLKKYYSQELEERDEEIRELTAALKEKEDRNIAPAPMFPPLSDANGPRRSRRLASSSTHKRDTEHESMALMQCKAELEQCKAELDLKRTELQLKTLDVVYKGQERLILHCSPELKRLQKNMPLTGATGTLTTTAERKLEEGQRNLKQLQMELQMLGMKLQSGERACCRNTDREKLRHALSSADSKLANQNQMLVELHTSLQLVKADLLRKDEMLAQLQSTQPPKPPITSGSCKKRGCGAAVAYVENQPPEKRPFFRSLFPSHTVSKTHGRQTPQRPEATTPNTHVLRLQQPSPPSTPIQLRVKY